Part of the Crassostrea angulata isolate pt1a10 unplaced genomic scaffold, ASM2561291v2 HiC_scaffold_147, whole genome shotgun sequence genome, gccactgacgtagtgtcttaaaaagtataagtctcggtgtagtggaGTACCTTAAAATtcaagggttttttttacaccTAGGATGCGTATGAGAAATCACACCGTGTCAatacaccctcaggtcatattCCCCCAATGTAACCCTCTTCTGCAACTTATGTCGAATAATTGTAtcagttatatacatgtatataccttcGCTATGCCACTACCCTGACtagaaatacaaatatactatgCCTCGGCccttttttaggtcacctgagtcactcaggtgacctctTGTAATACGCAAGTTCCGAGATACCTGCTCTCTAGTAATGGAGGTACATTTAATACCGTTAAGTGCGCGTCGGTGGGTACAAATATCCAAGGACGCTTCGAATAAAATGGCGGAATCGAGTGTTGTCAGTGATGTTAAAAACATGCTCAAACCCGAGCTTAGGTCATTTCTGTTGGCAAGAGGAATCACTGTTACCGACTATAATGTGTCACAACTTCGAGAACTCGCTATTAAAGCATCGGAAATAAAATTACCGGTTATATCGCTGAAAGACGACGCCATCAATTCGTTCAGAAAACGCTCTACGATTGCCCTTAAAGATCGAGTGATAAACTTTCCATTAGTGTGCGATGtaagtttgaaaatttggaCATATGATTTGTCATGCATGCCAGACATAGTTTGTGCAGATATTTTCGTCCATGTACTCTCTAATGCCCAGTGGACAGCAGACCGCACCAAGTGTTACAAACAAGAGAGGGGGTATAGATTGTTTAAATGCAACCATATCAGTGCCGTTCAGTGCCATGCATTACCCGAAGACCGTATGTACATTCGAGCCAAGTGTCTGAGAGAAACTTCGCAAAGTGAAAAGCCATACTTCGTATGGAGTATGACTGACAGCAATGGCACCATCAAATCAGCTGGATGTGAATGTACAGCGTAAGTTTCTGTTATCAtagttttctaatttttatgatCAATCAGCTTTTATAAAAATTAGGTTTTAGTCTTTCAAACTTGCATTGTTTATCAATATATGTTCCTGGTACAttatgtatgtttatttattcagtAATTACTTTGGGAAGGGCCCTCAAGGGGTATTTACACATTTCAAATGTAGGGCTTacaatgtttacatataatggGGTATTacatcgtcggaacccacgggttttctatccgttacactgctgttgaaagcagtgtaacggatagaaaacccgtgggttccgacgatggGGCTATTATTAAAGTCTTATATGTGTAAAATTTGTTGCAAgtgacttacatgtataaccatAGTTTCATATATATTCAAGCCGTGATTTATAAATGATTCAATTCTTAATCTGAAAAATTGTATTActctatatgaattaaaattacatttatatgatatataaatatttaattactaTTAGTAAGATATGTTATGCACTGGGAATCATTTAATGAGACTGAACTGACCATGGGTAATCACTTAGGTAGAAACCACGCAGCCCTGTATATCAATCTGGTCTCAtatatattcttaaattttacgGTTACCCCGCTCTCTGTTTCAGGGATGACGGTGGTTGTAAGCACGTCGTAGCTCTCCTTTTTAGCTTAGTTGAGTGGAGTGAGCGGCATACCGACATGAACACAGCAACATGTA contains:
- the LOC128169546 gene encoding uncharacterized protein LOC128169546; protein product: MAESSVVSDVKNMLKPELRSFLLARGITVTDYNVSQLRELAIKASEIKLPVISLKDDAINSFRKRSTIALKDRVINFPLVCDVSLKIWTYDLSCMPDIVCADIFVHVLSNAQWTADRTKCYKQERGYRLFKCNHISAVQCHALPEDRMYIRAKCLRETSQSEKPYFVWSMTDSNGTIKSAGCECTADDGGCKHVVALLFSLVEWSERHTDMNTATCTDVQCLWDKPRRESKPKKLDISKSDINMRV